AGTATTGTAGATAAGCAGTCCACCTGGTTTTAGTGATGGCTCGAACCTCTCAAGCGAGGGTTGATTCATCGTTATTAGTATGCTCGGATTATCCACTACCGGGGAACCTATTCTGCCCTCGAATATTTTAACATGGCAATTAGCTGTTCCGCCTCGCATCTCAGGTCCATACGATGGTATCCACGAGGTATTGTATCCGTGTCTCATGCCAGCCTCAGCAAGTGTTTGACCAAGAAGCAATATTCCCTGTCCTCCGAAACCTGCAATAAGTATTTCTGGATTCTGGAATTTTTCGGGGACTTTAGACATATCACCTTCTATCTCGAGGTGTTCACCTGTTAACTCCAGTATTTCGTGATACTTTTCGATAGGTACTGGTTCAAGTTTTCTTGTCCACTTTCCTTCCTCGCGTTCCTTGGTTACATCTTTGTATACGCCAAGCGGGAAAGTTTTCGCGAGTACCTCGTCCACCCACTTTAATGAATCTACAGGTGTCATTCTCCAGCCACTGGGGCATTGTGAAAGAACTTCCACCAGTGAGAAACCTTTACCTTCTATCTGCGTTTTTATGGCCTTTCTTATCGCTGCTCTTGCTTTCATGATGTTTTTCGCATTTGTTAAAGAGACTCGTTCTACATATGCTGGCGCATCAAGAGAAGAGATGACTTCGGATACCTTAAGTGGATAACCTTCCCACTCTGCTTTTCTCCCGTATGGCGATGTCATAGTTTTCTGACCAATAACAGTGGTGGGTGCCATTTGTCCACCCGTCATTCCGTAGATAGCATTGTTAATGAATATTACGGTGAAGTTTTCGCCACGGTTAGCTGCCTGAATAATATTGTTGAAACCTATTGCAGCGAGGTCACCATCACCTTGGTATGATATGACTATTGAGTCTGGATTAGTTCGTTTTATGCCTGTCGCTACTGCTGGTGCTCTGCCGTGTGCCACTTGGAAATTGCCTGTGTCGAAGTAATAGTAGATGAAAACGGAGCAGCCAACTGGTGAAATCATTATTGTTCTATCTGCGATGTCGAAGTCATCTATGGCTTCGGCTATTATTTTGTGCACTATACCGTGCCCACAACCCGGGCAGTAGTGTGTGTCTTGTTTGAGTTTGTCTGGTTTTCTGAAAAATATATCATAGAACGATTTCGGCTTTTCATATATGTCTTTTATTTTTCCCATTTTATTCCTCCTATTACTTTTTAGAGCCCTCAAAGGCTTTTTCGAACTGTTCAACTATTTCGGCGACTTTGGGCACCACTCCGCCCATCCTGCCGTAAAATATCACGGGCTTCCTACCTTCTACCACAAGCCTGACATCATCAACCATCTGACCATTTGACATTTCGCAGACGAGGAATGCTTTAACCCTTTCTGAATCCGCGAGTTCGCTTATTTGTGGTTTTGGGAATGGGAAAAGCGTTATTGGTCTCAACATTCCGGCTTTTATGCCTTTTTTGCGTGCCTCATCCACTGCTGTGTACATAATTCGCGAAACAGTGCCATACGATATTCCGACAATCTCGGCATCATCGAGCTTGTAAGGTTCATATCTTATCTCGTTTTCTTCCATGCGGCGGTATTTTTCCTGAAGTTTTTTGTTGTGTTCCTCAAGTTCGTTTGGGTCGAGGTATATTGAGTTTATGAGGTTTCTTTTGGTTTTCGCATCAGCCATTACTGCCCAATCGCTTTTATCTACTGTTGGTGGCTTGGGGTCGGGGAAGTCTACAGGTTCCATCATCTGGCCAGTAAATCCGTCGGTAAGTACTACCACTGGGTTTCTATACTTGTCCGCAAGTTCGAATGCCAGCATTGTTAAGTCACACATTTCTTGCGCCGAATTGGGTGCCAGAACGAGCACTTTATAGTTGCCGTGTCCGCCGCCTTTTACGATTTGATTGTAGTCCGCTTGTGATGGTGCTATGTTCCCTAAACCTGGTCCTCCTCGCATGATGTCTACTATCACGATGGGCAGTTCTGAGCCACAGGCGTAGGATATGCCTTCCATTTTCAGCGATAGTCCAGGTCCAGAGGATGCCGTCATGCATCTTTTGCCTGTGCCAGCAGCACCATAACACATTTGTATCGATGCTATCTCTGATTCTGCCTGAAGGAACACTTTACCCACGAGCGGCATGTATTTTGCGGCGGCGTGCGCTATTTCTGATGCTGGCGTTATGGGATAGCCAAAAAATGCGTCACAGCCAGCCAGTATAGCGCCTTTTACCACCGCCTCATTGCCTTTTATGAATTCCTTAGCCATGGCTTATTCCTCCTTAGTCCTTCCTGTAGACTTTTATGGCGGAGGGTTCAGGGCACGCATAAAAACAAAGCGAACACCCCGTGCAACCCTCGCCTTTGTATTTAGCGGGATGGTAACCGAGTTTGTTTATCTCTTTTGAAAACTCGATCACTTTTACTGGACAGATATTGATACACAGCCCGCATCCTTTGCAATGGTCACTTAATATTTCTATTCTTGGCATTTATAACCTCCCATAGTTTGAAA
This genomic window from bacterium contains:
- a CDS encoding 2-oxoacid:acceptor oxidoreductase family protein, coding for MGKIKDIYEKPKSFYDIFFRKPDKLKQDTHYCPGCGHGIVHKIIAEAIDDFDIADRTIMISPVGCSVFIYYYFDTGNFQVAHGRAPAVATGIKRTNPDSIVISYQGDGDLAAIGFNNIIQAANRGENFTVIFINNAIYGMTGGQMAPTTVIGQKTMTSPYGRKAEWEGYPLKVSEVISSLDAPAYVERVSLTNAKNIMKARAAIRKAIKTQIEGKGFSLVEVLSQCPSGWRMTPVDSLKWVDEVLAKTFPLGVYKDVTKEREEGKWTRKLEPVPIEKYHEILELTGEHLEIEGDMSKVPEKFQNPEILIAGFGGQGILLLGQTLAEAGMRHGYNTSWIPSYGPEMRGGTANCHVKIFEGRIGSPVVDNPSILITMNQPSLERFEPSLKPGGLLIYNTSMISIKPKRDDIEILPIPATEMADKIGSLRVANMVVVGAVIEKTKILDVNVVKDALNTVVKHKKFIPLNLQAIDAGMEYVRNFKG
- a CDS encoding 3-methyl-2-oxobutanoate dehydrogenase subunit VorB, with amino-acid sequence MAKEFIKGNEAVVKGAILAGCDAFFGYPITPASEIAHAAAKYMPLVGKVFLQAESEIASIQMCYGAAGTGKRCMTASSGPGLSLKMEGISYACGSELPIVIVDIMRGGPGLGNIAPSQADYNQIVKGGGHGNYKVLVLAPNSAQEMCDLTMLAFELADKYRNPVVVLTDGFTGQMMEPVDFPDPKPPTVDKSDWAVMADAKTKRNLINSIYLDPNELEEHNKKLQEKYRRMEENEIRYEPYKLDDAEIVGISYGTVSRIMYTAVDEARKKGIKAGMLRPITLFPFPKPQISELADSERVKAFLVCEMSNGQMVDDVRLVVEGRKPVIFYGRMGGVVPKVAEIVEQFEKAFEGSKK
- a CDS encoding 4Fe-4S dicluster domain-containing protein, with protein sequence MPRIEILSDHCKGCGLCINICPVKVIEFSKEINKLGYHPAKYKGEGCTGCSLCFYACPEPSAIKVYRKD